CCAGCCAACCAGAGGCCCAAGGTGACTATTATCACACCAAAAGATGGAGCCCTCATCACTAAGGGTGCAACAGTAAAAATTGAGGCCAGCGCCACCGACGATGGCAAGGTGCAGGCCATGGCCGTCTATATTGACGGGGAGACCCAACCCAGGGTGAGGCCCGCCACAGGTAGCTTGACTTATGATTGGAATACCAGTAATTTGACTCCCGGGCGGCATAGCATTAGGGTCACTGCGTATGATGGCCAGTTGTCCAACGAAGGCAACATCTACGTAACCATCCATGACGGGAGCCAACCACCATCCACGATTCAAGGGAAACCCGTGATTTCAAGTGTGAATGTGTCTCCGGAAAAGGGTTACGTGGGACAGAAATTTGTGTTTACTGTAACCGTGAAAGGCGAGACACAGTTTGTATATATCCAGTTTGATAATCCTGGTGGCGGATGGCTGGATAAAGAGTCATGTAAAAACAACTTTAGATTCGATAATGTGGGTGGAACTGAGACATATACCTTTGAAAGGCAGATTGCGTCTCCGGGTAAGCAACCACAGGGTATAAGATCATACAGGGTGTACGCGGTCAATGATGCTGGTGAAAGTCAGCCGTATAGCGGTACGTTTGTGGTGAACCCAAATGGTCCCCAAGTAATTACGATCACAAGTCCGAAGCCGTACGGTATATACCCCAAGGGTAAGATCAGTGTAACAGCGGAAGCCACAGGTTCAGTAGCTATGAATCTGTATGAGCTCCAAAACGGCAAAGAAATTCCTTTACTAAAGCAACAAGTGCCTGGATCGAAATTGAAAGAGGAAATTCCGGTTGAGAAAAGTGGTACCTACACATATATAATCAAGTCAGTGAACAGTCAAAATCAATCAGCACAGAGAGAAGTAACTTTTACAGTTGGCGATCCCTTACCGGTAATTAATGAGGTAAATCCCATGCACGGTTCTCCTGATAAACAAGTAGTTGTATTAATTGAAGGTATTGGATTTACAGGTATTTCTGGCAAAGTTGATACGGTTACTTTCAAACCAAAGGAATCGGAAGGAGTTGAGTATTCCAGTGGCTCAACCCAAAGCCAAAACAAAATCAACTTTTCAGTGGTAAGTGATTCGGAAATAAAGGCGACTTTACCCAGTGGGATGAAACCCGGACAATATGAAGTCTGGGTAGGGAAAAAGACCTGTGGGTATGCATCAGTGTTCACCAAAGGAAACCAAAAGCACTATTTCGAAGTGAAGGATGACGATTTTGAAAAGGTCATACCTATAGAGGTAAATTTGCTTCCTGCCCCTCAAGGTTTAACAGCTCTCGCTTTGGGGCCGACAGAGGTAAAACTTAGCTGGAATCCTGTGCCTGGGGCTGCATCCTATACAGTATTCCGGACTCAGGCGGATAACGGTGCGAGAAACAGCTTCTCAGGACAGACAGCAACTTCCTTTGTGGACATCTCGGTCAAACCATCAACCACTTATTATTATGCGGTAGTTGCCTTCACTGTAACAGGAAAGTCAGGCAAGTGGCCCGAACAATCACCGACCGTCACAACTCCCGGTGCTATTGGCAACATGGTTGGCGTTCAAGGTGTAAGCCTAAACAAACAGGAACTCATTCTTTACTTGGGAGAGAGCTACAAGCTAATACCGATCATAAGTCCGGCCAACGCCACGAATAAAGCAATATGGTGGAGTTCAAACAACCCGAAAGTAGCGACTGTGGATGAAACCGGAGTTGTTAAAGCTGTCGGAACCGATATCGGAGGCTCGGGAAATGCACGCATTACGGTACGCACCGTGGATGGAGGTAAATATGCGAATTGTATCGTGACCGTCCTAATCAGAAGTACCATTAGCAATGTGACTGAGCCAACCAAGGAAAACGAGATAAGGAAGGGCTGGCTTAATGACATCCGAGAGAAGTTTGACACTTTAGAAAAGATTAACAGCTTCGAAGAAGCTGCCAATGAAATGCTTGGAGAAGAGCCTTCTAAAGCCAACAAAGCTATCAGTGGGGTATCCAAGGCGATTAAAGCCTATGAGATACTTCAACCGGGGTTGACGACCGATGAAAGGGTGGAAAAGGCGATAGATGCTGGAGTAGAGGGGGTATGGGGGACTTATCTGGATCTTGGTGAATGGGCCGGGATAACTGCAAAAGATGACCGGCAATCTGTGAAGGATTCCTTTTTTCATGTATATAAGTATTACGTAAAAAAAGACCAGAAATATATCGATCAGGTAAAGCGCCGGGACGAGGAGCTTGACAAGCGGATTAGAGAGGAACTTGATTTGTTCGGGAAACTTAATCAGTTAATGGGAGGTAATTGATTATGAGGATAAGGTGTTTGTTGGTGTCGGTTTTGTTAATGAGCTTCTTTGCTTCGTTTGAACCGGGATTAACTTTTGCGGCCGGCCAACGTACGGCCCGGTTCACAATTGGTTCCAATGTCTATGAGGTCGATGGAACCCGCGTAAGCATGACTGTTGCCCCATGTATCATTAGTAGTCGCATTTTTTTGCCTATTAGATATATTGCTGAAGCGGTGGGTATATCAGAAACGAATGTAAAATGGGATCCTGTTACTCAAAAAGTTACAATAGCTGGCGGCGGAGATACTGTGGAATTCACTATCGGCAGTAAAACAATGAAGAAAAATGATCTATATGTGCAAATGGACGTGGCGCCAATAAATCTGAACGGCCGCGTTATGATACCTGTCAAATGGGCGGCCGAGGGATTGAACGCCAAGATTGACTGGGATCCAAACTCAAATGCTGTCACAATTACATCCAACATTACTGGTGAACAGGAAGAACCAGAATTCAAGCTTGAAGAGTTGG
Above is a window of Bacillota bacterium DNA encoding:
- a CDS encoding Ig-like domain-containing protein produces the protein MLSFRTPAPQANPPTVSTQPADARETSATLYGVVELNGGSQVTECGFYWGTSSSPSTKVRVAGSISTPYSYEYNLSGLEPGRTYYFRAYAVNAAGEAKGSVLSFRTPAQPTVSKPSVTTNSADVSGTSATLTGYVSSSEPPTNFGFKWGTSSGSLNNKSYGYGLGGASSGYFKGDLSGLQAGVTYYYQAFAQNSAGTGYGEVKSFTTGPANQRPKVTIITPKDGALITKGATVKIEASATDDGKVQAMAVYIDGETQPRVRPATGSLTYDWNTSNLTPGRHSIRVTAYDGQLSNEGNIYVTIHDGSQPPSTIQGKPVISSVNVSPEKGYVGQKFVFTVTVKGETQFVYIQFDNPGGGWLDKESCKNNFRFDNVGGTETYTFERQIASPGKQPQGIRSYRVYAVNDAGESQPYSGTFVVNPNGPQVITITSPKPYGIYPKGKISVTAEATGSVAMNLYELQNGKEIPLLKQQVPGSKLKEEIPVEKSGTYTYIIKSVNSQNQSAQREVTFTVGDPLPVINEVNPMHGSPDKQVVVLIEGIGFTGISGKVDTVTFKPKESEGVEYSSGSTQSQNKINFSVVSDSEIKATLPSGMKPGQYEVWVGKKTCGYASVFTKGNQKHYFEVKDDDFEKVIPIEVNLLPAPQGLTALALGPTEVKLSWNPVPGAASYTVFRTQADNGARNSFSGQTATSFVDISVKPSTTYYYAVVAFTVTGKSGKWPEQSPTVTTPGAIGNMVGVQGVSLNKQELILYLGESYKLIPIISPANATNKAIWWSSNNPKVATVDETGVVKAVGTDIGGSGNARITVRTVDGGKYANCIVTVLIRSTISNVTEPTKENEIRKGWLNDIREKFDTLEKINSFEEAANEMLGEEPSKANKAISGVSKAIKAYEILQPGLTTDERVEKAIDAGVEGVWGTYLDLGEWAGITAKDDRQSVKDSFFHVYKYYVKKDQKYIDQVKRRDEELDKRIREELDLFGKLNQLMGGN
- a CDS encoding copper amine oxidase N-terminal domain-containing protein, which encodes MRIRCLLVSVLLMSFFASFEPGLTFAAGQRTARFTIGSNVYEVDGTRVSMTVAPCIISSRIFLPIRYIAEAVGISETNVKWDPVTQKVTIAGGGDTVEFTIGSKTMKKNDLYVQMDVAPINLNGRVMIPVKWAAEGLNAKIDWDPNSNAVTITSNITGEQEEPEFKLEELVWEYQAQSSPCKVRLLSDGSVSAVEGSLSGLSWDMDGNIPVFKKDGAILCRFTVLIPWQSCMMFLGEYEPNKNITCILREIK